The Candidatus Deferrimicrobiaceae bacterium sequence AACACTCTCACTTCTGCCCCAGTAGAAAATACACCCCCAACAGGCATAATAACGATTCTGCTAGTTGCGGGGATATTGCGGGAGACGACGCCGTAGGAGGGGGTAATTGCTTGGTCGAAAGCGAAACATATTGCGGAAGTGAATGTTAATAGCGATGCTAAAAATACAATTGTTTTACACGTTTGGTCATGTCTTCGCATGATTAGGTTATGAAGTTCTCCAAGAATACCAGTGAAAACATTTCAGATGATTTTCGTAATAATAATTGGATTACATATCAATAAAAAGTGTATCCATATTAGACCTGTGAATTTGCGATATGCAGTATACGCCAAATTTCTATCTGGATGTAAAAATATTTGTCACAAGTAGTAGCGGAAAAATAGGAAAAATTCGTAGTTGGTCACAAATTGGACACAACGGTAAATATCGAATCATTTTACATGACACGAAAATTTTAGAAGTTACTGATATTACAAAGGAAAAAGTGGTGCCCCCGCGTGGACTCGAACCACGGCACGCGGTTTAGGAAACCGCTGCTCTATCCACCTGAGCTACGGGGGCACGTGAGGAATTACTCGTCGAATTCGATCAGGGAAAATACCTTCCGGGGGGCAAGTTTCTGGCGGCCGCTCAGGAACCGCAACTCTGCCAGGAAGCAGCATTCGACGATCTCGGCTCCCATGTGTTCGAGCATGCCCGAAACGGCGGAGACGGTTCCTCCGGTTGCGAGAATGTCGTCGGCGATGATGACACGCATCCCGGGCGTGATGGAATCCGCGTGGATCTCTAGCTTGTCCTTGCCGTATTCGAGGTCATAGTCGGCGGAAACGGTTTTGTGCGGCAGTTTCCCCGCCTTGCGAACCAGGATGACCCCCGTTCCGAGCTTGTAGGCCAGTGCAGCGCCCATGACGAATCCGCGGGCCTCGATTCCGACCACCGCGTCGATCTTCTTGTCGAAATAACGATGGGAGATCAGGTCGATCGTTTCCTGGAACGAGGTCGGATCGGCCAGAAGGGTCGTGATGTCCTTGAACTGGATTCCCTTGATCGGGAAATCGGGAATATTCCGGATCTGATTCTTGAGGTCGCTTAACATCTGGTCGTCATCCTTCGTTCCAGAATGATTTTCGGGAAACTCGGATTGTACCCGAAAATGACGAGAAAGTCGTTATCACCATTTCCAGCGCCGTAGCGGCTTCAGCGAATCGTACCGGGTCAGATCGAGATGAAGGGGGGTCACCGAGATATAGCCCTCCTCGACGGCCTCAAGATCGGATCCGGGAACCTCTTCATGAGAAAGCGCATCGCCGCCGATCCAATAATAGAACCGTCCCCTTGGATCGCGTTTCCGGACGATCGCGTCCCCGTAGATCCGCCTTCCCATCCGGGTGACGCGGACGCCGCGAATCTCATTATCGGGAACGGCCGGAACGTTCACATTGAGGAGCGTATCGGGCGGCAATCCTTTTTCGAGCACGTTCAGGGCGACCCGCTTCGCGAACTCGGCCGCTTTCACGAAATCGAATCGCTCCCACGTCGCCAGCGAGAACGCGATCGACGGAAGCCTGAGGAGCGTTCCCTCCATGGCTGCCGCGACGGTCCCGGAATAGGTGATGTCGTCGCCCATGTTCGCTCCTTTGTTGATCCCGGAGACGACGAGGGCGATCTTCTTGCGGCGCAGGATGCCGTTGACCGCCAGGTTGACGCAATCGGTCGGCGTTCCGTCGACGGAATACCAGCCGGGGGACAGTTCGTCGACGCGCAGGGGGCGAGAGAGGGATAGCGAGTGGCCGGCGGCGCTGCGCTCGCGGTCGGGCGCCACGACCACGACGGTGCCGATCTCGGACATGGCGGCGGCAAGCGCGCGAATGCCGGCCGACCGGATACCGTCGTCGTTGGACACCACGATCAGCGGGGGCTTTGCGGAAGACTTGCGCAACGGAACTTTTCCCCTTTCACGGGCCCGACGGGAACCTGTCGTTCACCGGATGCAAAAAGAGGGCTACGGCAGTGCCCGTAACCCCCTTTGAATATTCAGAAATGGTCGGGACGACTGGATTTGAACCAGCGACCCCTTGCACCCCATGCAAGTGCGCTACCAAGCTGCGCTACGTCCCGACCCGCAAAAAATCAATTCTACACGAACCGCCGGGACCTTGTCACGTAAAATCAATGACGGTTGTAATCGTCCGCGAGGCGCTCGATGTCATCCTCGCCGACGTAGGCGCCGGTCTGGACTTCGATGATGACCAGGTCGTTATTCCCGACGTTCTGGACCCTGTGAACCGCACCCAGCGGGATGCTCACGTTATCGCCGGCCGAGAGCGGAAGTTCTTCGTCTCCACGCGTGACGATCGCATTTCCCTGGACGATGTGCCAGTGCTCGGCCCGCTTCTGATGACGCTGGAGGCTCAGGCGTTGCCCGGGATGGACCAGGAACCGTTTGACCTTGTAGCCCTCGTCGACGAAGAGCACCAGGTAATAGCCCCAGGGGCGATCGCCGCGTTTGCCGGCAAGTCTGTTGAAGAAGTTGGCGATGCGATCTTGAAGGTTCAGCGACATGGATGATCCTATCGGCGGTCCAGAATCGACTTGATGGCGACAAGCTCTTTCTTGACCAGGCGAAGGGCCGACTTGTGCGGATTTTCCTTCAGGTCGAGGGCAAGCTGTCGTTGCTTCTCTTTCATGCGGTCTTTCAGCTGCAAGCGTGCGCCTTCGATCGTGAATCGTTCTACGTGAAGCATCTGGCGAATTTCAAGCAGGATTTCGACTTCGTGCCTTTTGTAGATGCGATGGCTGGAGCGGTTTTTTGCTGTCGCGAGGTTGAACTCGGTTTCCCAGAAGCGAACGACATAGGGCTTGACGCCGAGAAGTTCGCTGACTTCCCCGATTTTGAAATAGAATTTATCGGGAATCGCGGGGGATGTCACGTCGAGTGTCGTCGATCGGTTCAACTCTTGGGCGGTTCGTTGATGAACGCCTTGAGGATCTGGCTCGGACGGAAAGTCAGGACCCTGCGGGCGGTGATTTCGATGTCATCGCCGGTTTGCGGGTTGCGCCCCTTCCGCGGGCGCTTGTCGCGCAAGACGAAGTTTCCGAAACCGGAGATTTTGATCTTGTCCCCCGACTTGAGGGTGTGCTTAAGCGTGTCGAAGATATCCTCGACGATTTCCTGTGCCTCTTTCTTGGAAAGGCCTACCTTCTCGTAAACGATGTCAACCAGGTCTGCTTTCGTCATCAGGCCCTCCCCGGGATTCGCATTCCTGTCACGAGGTGCGAATCTTTCCGCCGAAGCGATTGTCCAATAAATTTAATATCTTGGTATGTATACTATTAACCTCTGATTCGGTCAAGGTCCTGTCGGACGGTTGCAGTTTGACCCGGAAGGCGATGCTTTTCTTTCCCTCCCCGATCTTGTCGCTCGTAAAGACATCGAAAACCGATGCGGATGCGATCTCGGGCGAAAGCTCGCGCACCATGGCCAGGATGTCCCCCACCGCCGCCACCGAGGGGACGATGCAGGCGTAGTCCCTGAACACGGGGGGAAATTTCGGGATTTCCCGGTGGAGGGCCGGATGCGGCTCGTTAGAAAGCGCAACGGGGAGACGCAATTCAGCGTAGCAGACCGGTCGTTCTATATTGAATTCGGATAGAAGGTCGTGGGAAATTACGCCAACCCAGCCGACGATCTCCCCCTTCATGATGATGTCGGCCGCCTGTCCCTCTACGTAGAATGGCCGGGAGCCGGTCGGAACGAAGTGGACCGGGCCTGCCCCCAAAACGTTCAGAACGCCTTCGGATATCCCCTTGACGTCGAAAAAATCGACCCCCTCGTGGGCCCCCGACCAGGCGCCGGGAAGACGGTGGCCATACAGGGCGAAGGCGATCCGGGGTTCTTCGAAATGGAAGCGCTCGTACGATTTTCCGAATGCCTTGCCCGTTTCGAACAAGCGGATCTCGTCGATAAAGCGGCGGACATTCGACGAGACGTTGTGGAGCAGGCCTGCCAGGAGATCCGGGCGCATCACTGTCATGTCGTCCGAGAGCGGATTGGCAAGCCGCATCGCATCGGCGGCATCGAAGCCGATCCGGGCTCCCAGGCGCAACAGCTCTTTTTCGGAGACGAAGGAATAGTTGATGACCTGCGAGAAGCCCTGGGTCCGAAGGTATTCGCTCCCTCGCTCGACCGCGGCGGTGAAGCGGTCGTCCGCCGAGAATTCGGGCCCTGTCTCTGACCCGGGAAAGGTCGTCGGGATCGTGTCGTATCCGGTCAGCCGGGCGATTTCCTCGATCAGGTCGATCTCGCGCTCGATATCGAAGCGATTGGAAGAGACGCCGACCTGCCATGCCCCCGCCTCGGGTACGGAAACAGGGAACCCGAGCCGATCGAAAATCGAACGGCAGCTGTCGGCGCCATAGACGCGCCCGATGATGCGGTCGGCCTGTTCGGGTCGAAACGGGACCGTCCGCGTGAAGTCGCGGTCGCCTCCGATGTCGATGATCCCCGGGGCGACGGTCGCTTGTGTGATCTGCGACAGGAGCGAGGTCGCGCGTTGGACGGCATAGAGGGTTCCGGCGGGGTCGACACCGCGCTCGAACCGATAGGAGGATTCGCTGGAGATCCCCATGCGGCGGGCGGCGAACCGGATCGCCGAAGGTGCGAAGTGGGCGCTCTCGAAAAGCACGCGTTTGGTCTCTGCGAGCACCTCGGTGTTCTGACCGCCCATGACGCCGGCGACTGCGACGGGGCGCTCTCCGTCCCAGATGAGCAGCATCTCGGGCAATGCCTTTCGCTTGACGTTGTCGAGCGTGACGAACTCCCGCTCGATCCCGGAGCGCCGGACGTCGATACGGCCTCCCGCGAGACGATCGAGGTCGAAGGCATGCATCGGTTGCCCGACCTCGAGCAACAGGTAGTTGGTGATGTCGACGACGTTGTTGATCGGACGAATGCCGCAAAGCGACAGTCGTCTCTGCATCCAGGCCGGCGATGGCCCGATCGTCAGGCCGGTCATGACCCGGGCGGAATAGCGGGGGCAGAGATCGGGGTCGGTCACGGCAACCGAAGCCAGAGTCTTGGCCTCGGGTCCCATTTCATGAATCGGGGTGTCGGGGAGGACCACCTTTTCGCCGGTCAGGGCGGCAACCTCGCGAGCGACGCCGAGAACGCTCAGGCAATCGCCCCGGTTGGGGGTGATCTCGACCTCGAGCAGGTGGTCGGAAAGTCCGAGCGCCACGGCCAGGGGGGTGCCGGGAACCGAGTCGGCCGGCAGGATCATGATCCCCGCGGATTCCTCGGCAAGTCTCAACTCTGTCTCTGAGCAGAGCATCCCCTCGGATATCTCGCCGCGGATCTTGGCCTTTTTGATCTCGATCCCGTTGGGCAGCTTTGCGCCGATTTTCGAGAGGGCGACGTGATCGCCGGCAGCCATGTTCTTCGCACCACAGACGATCGGGTATTCGCGCTCCCCGTCGGTTACCCGGCAAAGGGAAAGCTTGTCCGCGTTGGGGTGAGGTTTTTTCTCGAGGATCTTCGCGACGACGACGTGATCGAGTCCGTCACCGAGAAACCGACAGGAGGAGACCTCGATGCCACCCATGGTCAGTGCCTCTTGCAACTGAAAGGGCGACAAGCGGGTGTCGATGAACTCTCGAAGCCAGGAATACAGGATCTTCAAAGCGAGACTCCCCCAGGAATGGCAAAGATGGCTAAAAGCGGGAAAGGAAACGGAGATCGTTTTCGAAAAAGAGGCGAATGTCTCCGATGCCGTGGCGAAGCATCGCGATCCGTTCGACGCCCATGCCGAACGCGAACCCGGAGTAGATTTCGGGGTCGTAGTCGACGAATCCGAAAACTGCGGGGTCGACCATGCCGGCCCCGAGGATCTCGAGCCAGCCGCTCTCCTTGCAAACCCTGCAACCTTTTCCACCGCAGATGACGCACTCGATGTCGACTTCGGCGGAGGGTTCCGTGAAGGGAAAGAAGCTGGGGCGGAAGCGCAACGGCTTGCGTTCGCCGAACATCATGGCACAAAACTCGGTCAGGATTCCCTTGAGGTCGGAAAAGGTGATGCCCTTGTCGACCGCAAGCCCTTCGACCTGGTGGAACATCGGGCTGTGGGTGATGTCGGAGTCGCAACGATAGACCGAACCGGGAGCCACGATGCGGACGGGCGGCCTGGAGGCCTCCATGGTGCGGATCTGGATCGGGGAGGTGTGGGTGCGAAGCAGCAGGTCTGGCGTAGGGCCCGCCATGAAGAAGGTGTCCTGCATCTCACGGGCCGGGTGGTCGGCCGGAAAGTTGAGCGCCTCGAAATTGTAGTAGTCTTTTTCGATCTCGGGACCGAGGTGGGTGGAGAAACCGAGCCGGTTGAAAGCGGAAACGATGTCGGCCATGGTCCGGGAGATCGGGTGGCGATGCCCCATGGGCGGCACGCGTCCCGGAAGGGTTACGTCGATCTGCCCGGCCGCGTCGCGCAACTTGCGCTCACGCTCACGGAATTCGTTCAGGCGGGTGTCGAATGCGGCCTCGAGTGCCTGCCGTGCGGCATTGGCGGCGGCGCCGACCTGCTTGCGCTCTTCAA is a genomic window containing:
- a CDS encoding adenine phosphoribosyltransferase, with the translated sequence MLSDLKNQIRNIPDFPIKGIQFKDITTLLADPTSFQETIDLISHRYFDKKIDAVVGIEARGFVMGAALAYKLGTGVILVRKAGKLPHKTVSADYDLEYGKDKLEIHADSITPGMRVIIADDILATGGTVSAVSGMLEHMGAEIVECCFLAELRFLSGRQKLAPRKVFSLIEFDE
- the surE gene encoding 5'/3'-nucleotidase SurE; its protein translation is MRKSSAKPPLIVVSNDDGIRSAGIRALAAAMSEIGTVVVVAPDRERSAAGHSLSLSRPLRVDELSPGWYSVDGTPTDCVNLAVNGILRRKKIALVVSGINKGANMGDDITYSGTVAAAMEGTLLRLPSIAFSLATWERFDFVKAAEFAKRVALNVLEKGLPPDTLLNVNVPAVPDNEIRGVRVTRMGRRIYGDAIVRKRDPRGRFYYWIGGDALSHEEVPGSDLEAVEEGYISVTPLHLDLTRYDSLKPLRRWKW
- a CDS encoding phosphomannose isomerase type II C-terminal cupin domain, with amino-acid sequence MSLNLQDRIANFFNRLAGKRGDRPWGYYLVLFVDEGYKVKRFLVHPGQRLSLQRHQKRAEHWHIVQGNAIVTRGDEELPLSAGDNVSIPLGAVHRVQNVGNNDLVIIEVQTGAYVGEDDIERLADDYNRH
- a CDS encoding MerR family transcriptional regulator translates to MNRSTTLDVTSPAIPDKFYFKIGEVSELLGVKPYVVRFWETEFNLATAKNRSSHRIYKRHEVEILLEIRQMLHVERFTIEGARLQLKDRMKEKQRQLALDLKENPHKSALRLVKKELVAIKSILDRR
- a CDS encoding integration host factor subunit alpha, whose amino-acid sequence is MTKADLVDIVYEKVGLSKKEAQEIVEDIFDTLKHTLKSGDKIKISGFGNFVLRDKRPRKGRNPQTGDDIEITARRVLTFRPSQILKAFINEPPKS
- the pheT gene encoding phenylalanine--tRNA ligase subunit beta — encoded protein: MKILYSWLREFIDTRLSPFQLQEALTMGGIEVSSCRFLGDGLDHVVVAKILEKKPHPNADKLSLCRVTDGEREYPIVCGAKNMAAGDHVALSKIGAKLPNGIEIKKAKIRGEISEGMLCSETELRLAEESAGIMILPADSVPGTPLAVALGLSDHLLEVEITPNRGDCLSVLGVAREVAALTGEKVVLPDTPIHEMGPEAKTLASVAVTDPDLCPRYSARVMTGLTIGPSPAWMQRRLSLCGIRPINNVVDITNYLLLEVGQPMHAFDLDRLAGGRIDVRRSGIEREFVTLDNVKRKALPEMLLIWDGERPVAVAGVMGGQNTEVLAETKRVLFESAHFAPSAIRFAARRMGISSESSYRFERGVDPAGTLYAVQRATSLLSQITQATVAPGIIDIGGDRDFTRTVPFRPEQADRIIGRVYGADSCRSIFDRLGFPVSVPEAGAWQVGVSSNRFDIEREIDLIEEIARLTGYDTIPTTFPGSETGPEFSADDRFTAAVERGSEYLRTQGFSQVINYSFVSEKELLRLGARIGFDAADAMRLANPLSDDMTVMRPDLLAGLLHNVSSNVRRFIDEIRLFETGKAFGKSYERFHFEEPRIAFALYGHRLPGAWSGAHEGVDFFDVKGISEGVLNVLGAGPVHFVPTGSRPFYVEGQAADIIMKGEIVGWVGVISHDLLSEFNIERPVCYAELRLPVALSNEPHPALHREIPKFPPVFRDYACIVPSVAAVGDILAMVRELSPEIASASVFDVFTSDKIGEGKKSIAFRVKLQPSDRTLTESEVNSIHTKILNLLDNRFGGKIRTS
- the pheS gene encoding phenylalanine--tRNA ligase subunit alpha → MSDITEEGLKALSDAKSESDLLSVKGIFFGKKGTLSEIMKGLAGLPIEERKQVGAAANAARQALEAAFDTRLNEFRERERKLRDAAGQIDVTLPGRVPPMGHRHPISRTMADIVSAFNRLGFSTHLGPEIEKDYYNFEALNFPADHPAREMQDTFFMAGPTPDLLLRTHTSPIQIRTMEASRPPVRIVAPGSVYRCDSDITHSPMFHQVEGLAVDKGITFSDLKGILTEFCAMMFGERKPLRFRPSFFPFTEPSAEVDIECVICGGKGCRVCKESGWLEILGAGMVDPAVFGFVDYDPEIYSGFAFGMGVERIAMLRHGIGDIRLFFENDLRFLSRF